From the genome of Danio rerio strain Tuebingen ecotype United States chromosome 2, GRCz12tu, whole genome shotgun sequence, one region includes:
- the dusp12 gene encoding dual specificity protein phosphatase 12 isoform X1 gives MIPVASGLYIGSVSDLKDAESLSAAGITHILTVDSEEASVTGFNTKFIRALDDESTDLLSRLDDCTSFISEALSTQADSKSAAVLVHCHVGQSRSAAVVTAYLMKTQHLTLQEAYSKLQNIKPDVKMNEEFLDQLALYELMDCKVDTTSPVYKQFRLKKITEKYPELQNVPKDVFAVDPAQTQNAEAVYRCRKCRRTLFRHSSILSHCVGSGASAFSHKKTRIVSSSAEDETQCTSYFIEPVQWMEQALLGVMDGQLLCPKCSSKLGSFNWYGEQCSCGRWVTPAFQMHKNRVDEIKHISISALK, from the exons ATGATACCCGTGGCGTCTGGACTCTACATCGGGTCAGTGTCTGATCTGAAGGATGCTGAGAGTCTGTCAGCTGCAGGTATAACACACATTCTGACTGTAGACTCAGAGGAAGCTTCTGTCACTGGATTCAACACCAAATTCATCCGAGCTCTGGATGATGAGTCCACAGACCTGCTGAGCAGACTAGATGACTGTACCAGCTTTATTTCTGAAGCCCTTAGCACACAAGCTGACTCCAAATCAGCAGCAGTTCTTGTGCATTG CCATGTGGGGCAAAGCAGAAGTGCTGCAGTGGTGACTGCTTACCTGATGAAAACACAGCACCTGACCTTACAGGAAGCATATTCTAAACTGCAAAACATAAAACCAGATGTCAA AATGAATGAAGAGTTTCTGGATCAGCTGGCACTTTATGAATTGATGGACTGTAAAGTGGACACCACAAGTCCTGTTTACAAACAGTTTAGGCTGAAAAAGATTACAGAGAAATATCCAG AGCTCCAGAATGTGCCAAAAGATGTATTTGCTGTTGACCCTGCACAAACCCAGAATGCAGAAGCTGTATACAGATGTAGAAAGTGCAg ACGCACACTTTTCCGACACTCCAGCATTCTCAGTCACTGTGTGGGAAGTGGAGCGTCTGCCTTCTCTCATAAGAAGACACGGATTGTGAGCTCTTCAGCTGAAGATGAGACACAGTGCACTTCCTATTTTATAGAGCCGGTGCAGTGGATGGAGCAGGCTTTACTAGGGGTCATGGATGGACAG CTTCTGTGTCCCAAGTGCAGCTCAAAGCTGGGCTCCTTTAACTGGTATGGTGAACAGTGTTCGTGTGGCCGCTGGGTCACACCGGCCTTCCAGATGCACAAGAACAGAGTGGACGAAATCAAACACATCAGTATATCTGCACTCAAATGA
- the dusp12 gene encoding dual specificity protein phosphatase 12 (The RefSeq protein has 2 substitutions compared to this genomic sequence): protein MIPVASGLYIGSVSDLKDAESLSAAGITHILTVDSEEASVTGFNTKFIRALDDESTDLLSRLDDCTSFISEALSTQADSKSAAVLVHCHVGQSRSAAVVTAYLMKTQHLTLQEAYSKLQNIKPDVKMNEEFLDQLALYDLMDCKVDTTSPVYKQFRLKKITEKYPELQNVPKDVFAVDPAQTQNAEAVYRCRKCRRTLFRHSSILSHSVGSGASAFSHKKTRIVSSSAEDETQCTSYFIEPVQWMEQALLGVMDGQLLCPKCSSKLGSFNWYGEQCSCGRWVTPAFQMHKNRVDEIKHISISALK, encoded by the exons ATGATACCCGTGGCGTCTGGACTCTACATCGGGTCAGTGTCTGATCTGAAGGATGCTGAGAGTCTGTCAGCTGCAGGTATAACACACATTCTGACTGTAGACTCAGAGGAAGCTTCTGTCACTGGATTCAACACCAAATTCATCCGAGCTCTGGATGATGAGTCCACAGACCTGCTGAGCAGACTAGATGACTGTACCAGCTTTATTTCTGAAGCCCTTAGCACACAAGCTGACTCCAAATCAGCAGCAGTTCTTGTGCATTG CCATGTGGGGCAAAGCAGAAGTGCTGCAGTGGTGACTGCTTACCTGATGAAAACACAGCACCTGACCTTACAGGAAGCATATTCTAAACTGCAAAACATAAAACCAGATGTCAA AATGAATGAAGAGTTTCTGGATCAGCTGGCACTTTATGAATTGATGGACTGTAAAGTGGACACCACAAGTCCTGTTTACAAACAGTTTAGGCTGAAAAAGATTACAGAGAAATATCCAG AGCTCCAGAATGTGCCAAAAGATGTATTTGCTGTTGACCCTGCACAAACCCAGAATGCAGAAGCTGTATACAGATGTAGAAAGTGCAg ACGCACACTTTTCCGACACTCCAGCATTCTCAGTCACTGTGTGGGAAGTGGAGCGTCTGCCTTCTCTCATAAGAAGACACGGATTGTGAGCTCTTCAGCTGAAGATGAGACACAGTGCACTTCCTATTTTATAGAGCCGGTGCAGTGGATGGAGCAGGCTTTACTAGGGGTCATGGATGGACAG CTTCTGTGTCCCAAGTGCAGCTCAAAGCTGGGCTCCTTTAACTGGTATGGTGAACAGTGTTCGTGTGGCCGCTGGGTCACACCGGCCTTCCAGATGCACAAGAACAGAGTGGACGAAATCAAACACATCAGTATATCTGCACTCAAATGA